From Magnetofaba australis IT-1:
CTGCTTGTCGCATCATCCAGAGCGAATACAGACGTTATGGAAACCTTGTTGCAATATGGCGCAAGGGTCGATATGGCAATGCCAATTTTAGAAGAGTGGGATGAGGGCGTTGATGGGTTTTATCCCATCCATATGGCGGCATCCTCAAAAAAAATGGCTCAAAGCGCTCAGGCGATCCAGATTTTGGTTGATGCAGGAGCGGATATCAATCAGGAACGTGTCAAGTTTCATGGAACGCCACTTACCATTGCTATCGATATAGGCAACATCCATGCTGTGAGAAAATTATGGGCGTTGGCGAAAATCCAGAACAAAAAGTTGCGTGCTGGAGGGACGCTGAAATTCTCAAAACGTGGTGAAAATCCTGAAATGGCGATTTTGGGTAGTGGCTCCGTTTAGCTGATTTTGTATAAAACTTGCATGGATTTGGCCATCGTTCTCACATGGATAGTGGAGAAAACAGATGGCCATGATTACCGTGCATTGCCCAGAATGTGGAAGCCAAAACGTTGTAAAGAATGGCAAACAGTCCAATGGGAAGCCGCGCTTCCGCTGCGACAATCCAGACTGTAAACGCCGCTATTTCCAAACGACCTACACCCACAAAGGGCGTCAACCAGAGGTAAAACGTCAAATCCTTGAGATGACTCTTAACGGCGCTGGGATTCGTGACACCTCTCGCGTCCTGGGTGTCGGGCGCAACACCATCACCCGAGAGATAAAAAAACACCGGAATCTCACAGGTGAATCTTCCACTTCTGGCTGAACTGGCTTCCGATACGCCGGTCGACGTGGTTCGGGTTGATCAAGCAGAAGCTGATGAAATGTGGTCCTATGTCGGCAGCAAGGCCAACCCTCGATGGATTTGGCATGCCATCGAACGCCAGTCAGGCCGCGTCCTGGCATATGTCTTCGGAACTCGGAAAGATGCTGTGCTCAAAGAGCTGCGTAAACTGCTGGAGCCTTTTGGCATCGCCAACCTGTTTACCGATGATTGGGGCGCTTACCATCGCGTCCCATTGGCCCCAAATCATTTCGTGGGCAAGCGCAACACTCAGCGTATTGAGCGCAAGCATCTGACTTGGCGCACTCGCATCAAGCGACTGGCCAGAAAGACCATCTGCTTCTCCAAATGCGAGGTGATGCACGACACGGTCATTGGCCTGTTTATCAACCGCTACGAGTTTGGTCTGGAAATATAGTGATCAGCTAAACGGAGCCACTACCCGATTTTGTTAAAGGAAATATTTGGCCAAGGGTGGGAGCAGGCTATCAAAGAAAAACCTTAAAGGGTTGCGTTTTCAATGGTGTGATCTTTGTGATTTCTAATAGATGAAATTGGTCTGAGGAGTTAAGGTGATGTCAAGAATTTCATATTTTCTTATTATTTCCTATGTTTGTTTTATTGTTTTGTTCGGTTATTCAGTGATTAATGCTTCTGATTTATTTGTGTTTTTCACAATGCTTGTTTTGGTTTTTCTTTCTAATGTTGTGGTTGATGGGTGGAATAAGACTGTCTTGGTATTTTCTTTGCTGTTTCATTGTTTTAATGAAAAAGAGTCTGTGCTGTCTTGTGACCTTATCCATCTGAAAGGGGTGTTGAGTAGATCGATTCATTTTGTTTATGTATACGGCGGAATGTATTCCTTGATCAGTCTAGATCAATATATGACTAGCATTGGTGATTCGCCACATGATTTCTCAGTGCTAGCATATTCTGTGTTTGATATTTGGGTCGCTGTGTTCATATCTGAGATAATTCTCCGCCCGGTTTTATTTAGAGTGCGGAGAATAGAGGAGCGTGAAAATGAATAAATCACGCTCCTCTTTTATTCTTAATTTCCTGTAAGCTGTTCCCAAACATTTTGGAACCGTTTTTGTACATTCATTGGCTCGCTACCCTCACCACTCTTTTTGTCGCCTTTGCTCTTATCAGTGTTTGGTAGTGGCTCCGTTTAGCTGATCACTATATTTCCAGACCAAACTCGTAGCGGTTGATAAACAGGCCAATGACCGTGTCGTGCATCACCTCGCATTTGGAGAAGCAGATGGTCTTTCTGGCCAGTCGCTTGATGCGAGTGCGCCAAGTCAGATGCTTGCGCTCAATACGCTGAGTGTTGCGCTTGCCCACGAAATGATTTGGGGCCAATGGGACGCGATGGTAAGCGCCCCAATCATCGGTAAACAGGTTGGCGATGCCAAAAGGCTCCAGCAGTTTACGCAGCTCTTTGAGCACAGCATCTTTCCGAGTTCCGAAGACATATGCCAGGACGCGGCCTGACTGGCGTTCGATGGCATGCCAAATCCATCGAGGGTTGGCCTTGCTGCCGACATAGGACCACATTTCATCAGCTTCTGCTTGATCAACCCGAACCACGTCGACCGGCGTATCGGAAGCCAGTTCAGCCAGAAGTGGAAGATTCACCTGTGAGATTCCGGTGTTTTTTTATCTCTCGGGTGATGGTGTTGCGCCCGACACCCAGGACGCGAGAGGTGTCACGAATCCCAGCGCCGTTAAGAGTCATCTCAAGGATTTGACGTTTTACCTCTGGTTGACGCCCTTTGTGGGTGTAGGTCGTTTGGAAATAGCGGCGTTTACAGTCTGGATTGTCGCAGCGGAAGCGCGGCTTCCCATTGGACTGTTTGCCATTCTTTACAACGTTTTGGCTTCCACATTCTGGGCAATGCACGGTAATCATGGCCATCTGTTTTCTCCACTATCCATGTGAGAACGATGGCCAAATCCATGCAAGTTTTATACAAAATCAGCTAAACGGAGCCACTACCCAGTGTTTTTGTGCCACTGATCAAAGTCCTTAGCATTCAAGCCTTGTGCTTCTCCTCGACGATTGTTGGGCGTCTGACCGTAAGCGCCGCGTGCGGGTTGGCCAGTGCGGGGTCTGTGCTGGTTCAGCGGAAACATGACAACCGCCTAAGCCAAAATATCAGTTAGCCGTTCGCCTTTTCAGCCATTTTTTGGGATGGCTGAAAAGACTGCTTTTGGTACGTCGTCCGACGCCGTTCTCTGGCCGCCTCAAGCTTTTGATCTCGTTCGGCCAGGATCTGCACATGCCGCCCTTCCAGGCGATCCTGTGGGGTGACGTAGTCGATGGCGCTATGGAGCCGCCGGGTGTTGTAATGCTCGACGTACTTTCCCACAACCCGCTGGGCATCTTCCAGC
This genomic window contains:
- a CDS encoding ankyrin repeat domain-containing protein, yielding MIYDRVWLCISLSVFILLSLLGASYAQGFLSEDLFDYIKAGDLDKLSKCLEEDKSAIGGVNKFNLSLMDIAASEGQIEIVQYLLENGAEPNRRTRKGATPLLVASSRANTDVMETLLQYGARVDMAMPILEEWDEGVDGFYPIHMAASSKKMAQSAQAIQILVDAGADINQERVKFHGTPLTIAIDIGNIHAVRKLWALAKIQNKKLRAGGTLKFSKRGENPEMAILGSGSV
- a CDS encoding IS1 family transposase (programmed frameshift) — protein: MAMITVHCPECGSQNVVKNGKQSNGKPRFRCDNPDCKRRYFQTTYTHKGRQPEVKRQILEMTLNGAGIRDTSRVLGVGRNTITREIKKHRNLTGESSTSAELASDTPVDVVRVDQAEADEMWSYVGSKANPRWIWHAIERQSGRVLAYVFGTRKDAVLKELRKLLEPFGIANLFTDDWGAYHRVPLAPNHFVGKRNTQRIERKHLTWRTRIKRLARKTICFSKCEVMHDTVIGLFINRYEFGLEI